A single genomic interval of Piliocolobus tephrosceles isolate RC106 chromosome 7, ASM277652v3, whole genome shotgun sequence harbors:
- the DEFB135 gene encoding beta-defensin 135: MATRSVLLALVVLDLLFYVPPGRGGPNVYIQKIFASCWRLHGFCRQKCLKKEEYHILCDTTRFCCVNPKYLPLLTGK; encoded by the exons ATGGCCACAAGGAGCGTCCTCTTGGCCCTCGTGGTCCTTGACTTGCTCTTCTATGTTCCACCAG GTAGAGGTGGACCCAATGTCTACATACAAAAAATCTTTGCTTCATGTTGGCGACTGCACGGTTTTTGCaggcaaaaatgtttaaaaaaagaagaatatcatATTTTGTGTGATACTACACGTTTCTGCTGTGTAAACCCAAAATATTTACCTCTACTGACTGGGAAATAG